From Musa acuminata AAA Group cultivar baxijiao chromosome BXJ3-8, Cavendish_Baxijiao_AAA, whole genome shotgun sequence, one genomic window encodes:
- the LOC135644909 gene encoding protein phosphatase 2C 50-like isoform X2 has translation MDEMPPALALPPQVGSSLCDSPVEGARRKRSAETEDLPSNPMPASGSGSAADVEQTEVMAPVAAALEEDGDDLEVRTIPGSDEEDPSSIEPEMSVGSSSSVVSDSSNLSCAIDEFSISDSSGEMGTPSSMDAGTVHGNAVPGPASWELGVNPLPVSLNVTTPSVIELGNPESSRSGDGSHLRSLFLMERLPLWGFITICGRRPEMEDAVVVVPYFFEVPLWMLIGDQSMDGLDPDVIRTPLHFFGVYDGHGGAQVANYCRERLHLVLMEQLENLAKHLGGTSRSDWKKHWEKAFVDCFQKVDDQVGGKESRGNMGSTAEAQSEGDILCRNVLIEAVAPETVGSTAVVAVVCPSHIIIANCGDSRAVLCRGKQPIPLSVDHKPNREDEYARIEAQGGKVIQWNGYRVFGVLAMSRSIGDRYLKPWIIPEPEVTIVPRAREDECLILASDGLWDVMSNEEVCDVARRRILLWHKKNGPVSAATQRGEGTDPAAQAAAECLSRLAVQKGSKDNITIIVVDLKAQRKFKSKSEHGGQNLVNACS, from the exons ATGGATGAGATGCCTCCCGCGCTTGCTTTGCCACCGCAGGTAGGCAGTTCGCTCTGCGATTCCCCCGTGGAGGGTGCTCGTCGCAAGCGTAGCGCCGAAACTGAGGACCTGCCTTCCAATCCCATGCCGGCATCGGGTTCTGGTTCGGCCGCGGATGTTGAGCAAACTGAGGTGATGGCGCCAGTGGCGGCGGCTTTGGAGGAAGACGGGGATGATCTGGAGGTCCGCACGATCCCGGGGAGTGATGAGGAGGATCCGTCATCCATCGAGCCTGAAATGTCCGTCGGAAGCTCTAGTTCTGTCGTTAGCGACAGCAGCAATTTAAGCTGTGCGATTGATGAGTTCTCGATTTCTGACTCTTCTGGTGAGATGGGGACACCTTCATCCATGGACGCAGGAACAGTCCATGGTAATGCTGTACCAGGGCCAGCTTCGTGGGAGCTGGGTGTCAACCCACTACCTGTAAGCTTGAATGTGACCACACCATCTGTCATCGAGCTTGGAAACCCAGAAAGCAGTCGGAGTGGAGATGGCAGCCATTTGCGGAGCTTGTTTTTGATGGAAAGATTACCACTTTGGGGATTCATAACAATTTGTGGGCGACGACCAGAGATGGAGGATGCTGTGGTTGTGGTGCCTTATTTCTTCGAAGTCCCACTTTGGATGCTGATTGGTGATCAATCCATGGATGGGCTAGACCCAGATGTAATCCGCACACCGTTGCACTTCTTTGGGGTCTATGATGGTCATGGGGGTGCCCAG GTTGCTAACTACTGTCGTGAGCGACTCCATCTTGTGTTGATGGAACAATTGGAAAATTTGGCTAAACATTTGGGAGGCACTAGTCGTAGTGATTGGAAGAAACACTGGGAGAAAGCATTTGTTGATTGCTTCCAGAAAGTTGATGATCAGGTTGGAGGAAAAGAAAGCAGAGGGAATATGGGAAGCACAGCTGAAGCACAAAGTGAAGGTGACATCCTTTGCCGTAATGTACTAATAGAAGCTGTTGCTCCGGAGACTGTAGGATCGACAGCTGTGGTTGCTGTTGTTTGCCCATCACACATTATCATTGCTAACTGTGGGGATTCGAGGGCAGTGCTTTGCCGTGGAAAGCAACCCATACCTCTATCAGTTGATCATAAA CCTAACAGGGAAGATGAGTATGCAAGGATTGAGGCTCAGGGTGGCAAGGTCATACAGTGGAATGGATATCGTGTATTTGGTGTGCTTGCCATGTCACGTTCAATTG GGGACCGATACTTGAAACCATGGATTATTCCAGAACCGGAAGTTACAATTGTCCCACGAGCAAGAGAGGATGAATGCCTTATTCTAGCTAGTGATGGCTTGTGGGATGTCATGTCTAATGAAGAGGTGTGCGATGTAGCCCGCAGACGGATTTTGCTCTGGCACAAAAAGAATGGCCCGGTGTCAGCAGCCACTCAAAGGGGTGAAGGAACTGATCCTGCAGCTCAAGCAGCTGCAGAGTGCCTGTCGAGACTTGCTGTCCAGAAAGGAAGCAAGGACAACATCACCATCATTGTGGTGGATCTAAAAGCACAACGGAAGTTCAAGAGCAAGTCAGAACATG GTGGCCAGAACCTTGTAAATGCATGTTCTTGA
- the LOC135644909 gene encoding protein phosphatase 2C 50-like isoform X1, which yields MDEMPPALALPPQVGSSLCDSPVEGARRKRSAETEDLPSNPMPASGSGSAADVEQTEVMAPVAAALEEDGDDLEVRTIPGSDEEDPSSIEPEMSVGSSSSVVSDSSNLSCAIDEFSISDSSGEMGTPSSMDAGTVHGNAVPGPASWELGVNPLPVSLNVTTPSVIELGNPESSRSGDGSHLRSLFLMERLPLWGFITICGRRPEMEDAVVVVPYFFEVPLWMLIGDQSMDGLDPDVIRTPLHFFGVYDGHGGAQVANYCRERLHLVLMEQLENLAKHLGGTSRSDWKKHWEKAFVDCFQKVDDQVGGKESRGNMGSTAEAQSEGDILCRNVLIEAVAPETVGSTAVVAVVCPSHIIIANCGDSRAVLCRGKQPIPLSVDHKPNREDEYARIEAQGGKVIQWNGYRVFGVLAMSRSIGDRYLKPWIIPEPEVTIVPRAREDECLILASDGLWDVMSNEEVCDVARRRILLWHKKNGPVSAATQRGEGTDPAAQAAAECLSRLAVQKGSKDNITIIVVDLKAQRKFKSKSEHGRLDFTKEPCT from the exons ATGGATGAGATGCCTCCCGCGCTTGCTTTGCCACCGCAGGTAGGCAGTTCGCTCTGCGATTCCCCCGTGGAGGGTGCTCGTCGCAAGCGTAGCGCCGAAACTGAGGACCTGCCTTCCAATCCCATGCCGGCATCGGGTTCTGGTTCGGCCGCGGATGTTGAGCAAACTGAGGTGATGGCGCCAGTGGCGGCGGCTTTGGAGGAAGACGGGGATGATCTGGAGGTCCGCACGATCCCGGGGAGTGATGAGGAGGATCCGTCATCCATCGAGCCTGAAATGTCCGTCGGAAGCTCTAGTTCTGTCGTTAGCGACAGCAGCAATTTAAGCTGTGCGATTGATGAGTTCTCGATTTCTGACTCTTCTGGTGAGATGGGGACACCTTCATCCATGGACGCAGGAACAGTCCATGGTAATGCTGTACCAGGGCCAGCTTCGTGGGAGCTGGGTGTCAACCCACTACCTGTAAGCTTGAATGTGACCACACCATCTGTCATCGAGCTTGGAAACCCAGAAAGCAGTCGGAGTGGAGATGGCAGCCATTTGCGGAGCTTGTTTTTGATGGAAAGATTACCACTTTGGGGATTCATAACAATTTGTGGGCGACGACCAGAGATGGAGGATGCTGTGGTTGTGGTGCCTTATTTCTTCGAAGTCCCACTTTGGATGCTGATTGGTGATCAATCCATGGATGGGCTAGACCCAGATGTAATCCGCACACCGTTGCACTTCTTTGGGGTCTATGATGGTCATGGGGGTGCCCAG GTTGCTAACTACTGTCGTGAGCGACTCCATCTTGTGTTGATGGAACAATTGGAAAATTTGGCTAAACATTTGGGAGGCACTAGTCGTAGTGATTGGAAGAAACACTGGGAGAAAGCATTTGTTGATTGCTTCCAGAAAGTTGATGATCAGGTTGGAGGAAAAGAAAGCAGAGGGAATATGGGAAGCACAGCTGAAGCACAAAGTGAAGGTGACATCCTTTGCCGTAATGTACTAATAGAAGCTGTTGCTCCGGAGACTGTAGGATCGACAGCTGTGGTTGCTGTTGTTTGCCCATCACACATTATCATTGCTAACTGTGGGGATTCGAGGGCAGTGCTTTGCCGTGGAAAGCAACCCATACCTCTATCAGTTGATCATAAA CCTAACAGGGAAGATGAGTATGCAAGGATTGAGGCTCAGGGTGGCAAGGTCATACAGTGGAATGGATATCGTGTATTTGGTGTGCTTGCCATGTCACGTTCAATTG GGGACCGATACTTGAAACCATGGATTATTCCAGAACCGGAAGTTACAATTGTCCCACGAGCAAGAGAGGATGAATGCCTTATTCTAGCTAGTGATGGCTTGTGGGATGTCATGTCTAATGAAGAGGTGTGCGATGTAGCCCGCAGACGGATTTTGCTCTGGCACAAAAAGAATGGCCCGGTGTCAGCAGCCACTCAAAGGGGTGAAGGAACTGATCCTGCAGCTCAAGCAGCTGCAGAGTGCCTGTCGAGACTTGCTGTCCAGAAAGGAAGCAAGGACAACATCACCATCATTGTGGTGGATCTAAAAGCACAACGGAAGTTCAAGAGCAAGTCAGAACATGGTAGGTTGGACTTCACAAAAGAACCATGTACATGA
- the LOC103993756 gene encoding UBP1-associated proteins 1C, producing MVWFQCEDCGENLKKPKLPNHFRICSAYKLSCIDCGKTFDQETVQRHTQCISEAEKYGPKDQGKASQKAQEKPDKPKPNADVDVNVGLSSRPPWFCSLCNTNTTSKQTLLLHADGKKHRAKARAFHAAQKQSTQTVEPTSNMEIADGKPSAKSIESNGFLKADESRDEETAKLVAEVENESSVKRKRKNDVIEDFAKDNEKNVHDLSNGEVIQARETGAEGQPNKKKHVEDHHDKQCHSKEFPQHKIKWKKLVTSTLKMNPDLTMKVKKLQKIVIKMVKESGVTQDEAQLRGMLMNKINSSSRFVVDNKKIQLVIKAKDC from the exons ATGGTTTGGTTTCAGTGTGAAGACTGTGGCGAGAACCTGAAGAAGCCCAAGCTCCCGAATCACTTCCGCATCTGCTCCGCCTACAAG CTTTCGTGCATCGACTGCGGGAAGACGTTCGACCAAGAGACCGTGCAGAGGCACACGCAGTGCATATCTGAAGCG GAGAAATACGGTCCAAAAGACCAGGGGAAAGCTTCCCAAAAGGCACAAGAGAAGCCCGACAAACCTAAGCCAAATGCAGATGTTGATGTTAATGTTGGTTTATCTTCACGTCCCCCTTGGTTCTGTAG TCTTTGCAACACTAATACTACCAGCAAGCAGACTTTGCTACTCCATGCCGATGGCAAGAAGCACAGAGCAAAAGCACGAGCCTTCCATGCGGCCCAGAAACAATCTACTCAAACAGTGGAACCAACTTCAAATATGGAGATTGCTGATGGCAAACCATCGGCTAAATCCATTGAATCAAATGGTTTTCTGAAAGCAGATGAATCTAGGGATGAAGAAACTGCCAAGTTGGTTGCAGAAGTTGAAAATGAAAGTTCggtgaagagaaagagaaaaaatgaTGTAATTGAGGATTTTGCCAAAGATAATGAGAAAAATGTGCATGACTTGAGCAATGGGGAAGTGATACAAGCAAGAGAAACAGGAGCAGAGGGTCAACCAAACAAAAAAAAGCATGTGGAAGATCATCATGATAAGCAGTGCCACAGTAAAGAATTTCCCCAGCACAAAATCAAGTGGAAGAAGCTCGTCACTTCTACCCTCAAGATG AATCCAGATCTTACAATGAAGgtcaaaaaattacaaaagattgTCATTAAGATGGTCAAGGAGTCTGGTGTGACTCAAGATGAGGCACAACTTCGGGGGATGCTGATGAACAAG ATCAATTCAAGCTCCCGGTTTGTGGTTGATAACAAGAAAATCCAGTTGGTCATCAAAGCCAAAGATTGCTAA
- the LOC135646084 gene encoding transcription factor TRY-like: MGKRSCRLQQETIYRELEDVSSKEWEFIDMSEQEEDLIHRMYRLVGDRWGLIAGRVTGRKAEEIERFWIMSYGEYFAEKRLKREAGCSGRATS, translated from the exons ATGGGCAAGCGCAGCTGCAGACTGCAGCAGGAAACCATCTACCGTGAACTCGAAG ATGTCAGTAGCAAGGAGTGGGAGTTCATCGACATGTCAGAGCAAGAGGAAGACCTCATCCACAGGATGTACAGGCTTGTTGGCGACAG GTGGGGTCTGATAGCCGGTCGAGTCACAGGGAGGAAAGCAGAGGAGATCGAGAGGTTTTGGATCATGAGCTATGGCGAGTACTTTGCGGAGAAGCGGCTTAAGAGGGAGGCAGGTTGTAGTGGCAGAGCAACATCTTGA
- the LOC103993752 gene encoding transcription factor TRY-like gives MDKRIRRLQQETTHRESEEVSSKEWEFIHMSEQEEDLIRRMYRLVGDRWELVAGRIPGRKAEEIERYWIMRHGESFAEKRQKREAGEGGRCEGRRAP, from the exons ATGGACAAGCGGATCCGCAGACTGCAGCAGGAGACCACCCACCGTGAATCCGAAG AAGTCAGTAGCAAGGAGTGGGAGTTCATCCACATGTCGGAGCAAGAGGAAGACCTCATCCGCAGGATGTATCGGCTTGTTGGCGACAG GTGGGAGCTCGTAGCAGGGCGAATCCCGGGGAGGAAGGCGGAGGAGATCGAGAGGTATTGGATAATGAGGCATGGCGAGAGCTTCGCGGAGAAGCGGCAGAAGAGGGAGGCAGGTGAGGGCGGGCGGTGTGAGGGAAGAAGAGCACCATGA